The following DNA comes from Gemella massiliensis.
ATTTTTTAATTGAACTATCATAATTTACCTCCAAAAAAACTATATCATTTTCAGAAAATGTTTTCAAGAAATTTGTACTCTTAAATTAAAATATATCGTTCATATTAATAAAATTAATATAACTAAGTTTATAGAACTGTTATTCTAAAAAAAATATGAAACTAGTACAATCCCATCTGTTAATTAAGTAATAACTGTTTAAATTTTGACTAAACAGGAAATGCTTCAAAGATAAGATATTAATCTATAAATATATTGTGTTTTGTAAAATAACATACACAATAATCATGGAAAGTTATAACTAAATTATTTCTTTATTTATTTGAAACAATGGTATATAATTAAGATTATGTTTGAATAAGATACTGCAAAATTGTTATCACAGATATAACAAAAATAGTAGATGAAATTTAATTAGGTTATAATTTTAAAAACTTAAAAAATACTGTTAATTTTAATGATTATGGAGAAAAAACTAATGACTGAAATAAAAGCGATATTTTTTGATATAGATGGAACAATAAGAAGTTTTAAAACAAAAACTATTCCGGAAAACACTAAAAATACATTAAAAAAATTAAAAGAACAAGGTATAAAAATTTTTATTGCAACAGGGAGAGCACCCTTTCATATAAAGTTTTTAGATGAATTATTAGATTTTGAATTTGACGGCTATATTACTATTAATGGGCAGTATTGTTTTTTAAATAATGGAGAAGTGTTAAATAATAATATGTTATCAAAAGAAGATATAAAAAATGTTTTACCTTATTTTAAAAAAAATAATATAGCTTGTGATTTTACTTTATTAGAAGGAGCATTCATAAATTTAAAAAACGAGAGGGTACAGTGGCTTGAAAAAGAATTAGGAGATTCAACTCGTTTTGTAATAGATGAGCATGCTTATGAAAATGCCCTTAAAGAAAAAATTTATCAACTCAATGTTTTTGTAGGAGAAGATGAAGAAGAGGAATTTTTAAAATATATGCCAAATTCAAAATCAGCTCGTTGGACAACTCATTTTACCGATGTTATTCCAAAAGATGGGGGGAAAAATAGAGGAATAGATGCTATTATAAATTATTTTGGAATAAAATTGGAAGAAACCATGTCTTTTGGTGACGGTGGAAATGATATTGATATGATAAAACATGCCGGTATAGGTGTTGCAATGGAAAATGGTCGTGATGATGTAAAAGAAGTTGCAGATTTTATCACAACCAGTGTTGATGACGACGGTATAACTAATGCGTTGAAACATTTTGATATATTATAAAATTTGTAACGGTGGTACAAATTAAAAGTGGTAAAACCTTGAAGATAGAATGTATCTTCAAGGTTTATTTTCAGTTAGTTATCAAATTTTTTTATAAAGTTATTTACAACATCTTTCGACATAAGAACAGAAAGTTTATCTCCGGAAAGGAGAATAGTATCACCTTTTGGAATAATTTCTTTGCCGTTTCGTTCTATATTTGAAATAAGAATATTTTTAGTCCATGGTATTTCGCTGATCTTTTTATTAATCAGATTGCTGTCATTGGTTACTGTGGTAATGATTTCTACTTCCATTTCTTTTTCTATATCTTTTATATCATTTGTTGTAAGAATTCTGTCAAGTAAATACTCATAAACCGGTTTTGTCCCAAGAATATTTGCTGTAAAGTATGCGAATAAGCAACAAAGGGCGATAGGAAGAAAGTAGTTTAATTTTTGTGTCATCTCAAACAAAAGAATAATTGAAGTAATAGGGCTTCTAACGATTGCGGTCAAGTAGCCGGACATTGAAAGAATGATAAACAATGCTGCATATTTTTCATCAAAAAAATTACCGAAAAGAGTTCCGAGAATTGCACCTTGAATAAGAATGGGTAAAAATATACCGCCGGCAACACCGGATGTAAATGAAATCAGGGAGAACAATGTTTTTATAAAGTATAAAATTAATAAAAACATTATACTAAATTTATTTTCTATTAAAAACTCTACCAAACTGTGACCGCTCCCAAGAACTATCGGGTAAAAAATAAAGAGTATAAAAGATACTAAAAAAGCAATTTGCGGTCTAAATACTATACTTAGATTTAATCGTTCATATAGTTTAAATAAAATTTTTATGACAGTATTGTAAAACGTTCCGAAAATTCCCAATAAAATACCGAGTAAGGCAACCCAAGGATAAATACTAACCTCAACGTAAGAAATATCAGGGAATTTGAATATTGCCGTTAAACCGAAAATATACTGCCCGACAATATTAGCTACGACAGCAGCACTGAAGCAACAAATAATAATTTTTTTAGTTATATGTTTATGAACTTCCTCAATAGAAAACAGTACTCCGGCAAGCGGTGCGCCAAAAGCTATGGAAAGCCCTGCACTTGCTCCACAGGTAATAAGATACTTTTCTTTAATATTATTTTTTTTCAAAAATCTTGAAACTAATTTACCGCTCATTGCTCCAAGTTGAATGGACGGACCTTCACGACCTAAAGATAATCCGCCTAAACTGGCAACAAAGCCGCCGGTGATTTTATATATTAAAACTTTTAGAGGGTTTGAGTTAAGTCTACCCGTTATTTCTGCGGAAACTTGTGGTATACCACTACCACTAGCCATAGGTTCACGTTTTAATAAAAAGCCGGAAAAAAGGGCGAGTAAAATTAAAATTCCTAACAAAGAAAATTTAAAAATAAAACTGGTTTTAATGAATTCTGCTGTAAAATGCACAATTTTTTCACTCCACCCTATAAGAAGACGATAACTGGCACCAATCACTCCGGCTACTAATCCGACAATAATTCCATCTAAGAGCAAGGAAGATTCCATTTTAAAATTTTTATTATCTATGTAATTAATTTTATTAATTTTCACAAGGTACTCCCTTCAAAATAAATATATCTACTAAACATTGTACTCTTATTTATAAGAAAAATCAAAATAATTTTTAGCTATAAGTATAATTTATTATAAAAAATATAGAAAGTATGATAGAATATGAATATATTTAATGCAGAAAGGAGAAGAGTTGATGAATGTGTTGTTAATAATAGGTGTTATTTTATTGGCTATTGCACTAGGATTATACGCTTTTTGGTTAAAACTTTTGAAGGGAAAACCGGGAAGAATCGCGGGTGCTGATGTTGAGAAAAAAACATTTGAAGAGGCACTTGTAGTTGATGTTCGCTGGCGAAAAGAGTATGCACGTGGTCATGCTATTAATGCGGTGAGTTTACCAATAAAATTATTTAAAAATGGCAGCGATGTTTTAGATGATTATAAAGATAAGGATATTATTTTATACTGTGTTGTAGATGTTACATCACGTAATACAGAAAAATTATTAATAGAACGTGGTTTTACTAAGCTTCATATTGGGGACGGAATTAAACAATATGACTATGGTACGGCTATATATACAAATACGTTGTTATCTGAATTTAAGTATCGTATTTCGGTTAGCAAAAATTATCAACTTCTCAATTTAGGAGAAGAGATATTAGATGATAAAGAATTTAAAATATTACCTAAAGAAGTAGACAATATTTTGGAAAAAATGGATAAAGAATCGGAAATTTTTGTTTATAGTGAAAATCCTGAACAAAATAAAGAAGTATGTAAAAAATTAGGATTAGCCGGTTATACTATTATAAATTTAGTTGAACCATTTAATATAAAGAAATATAGAGATGCTTTTTATAATAAAAGCGATTATGAAGAAAATCCGGCAGAAGAGATAACTTCTGATTGTGGCTGAGCACCTTCAGATTAAATGATAGGTTATCATTAAAATATATGAGGAACGGGAGTAAGATTAAATTTAAAATTATTGGCTCTGTGTCAAA
Coding sequences within:
- a CDS encoding rhodanese-like domain-containing protein; the encoded protein is MNVLLIIGVILLAIALGLYAFWLKLLKGKPGRIAGADVEKKTFEEALVVDVRWRKEYARGHAINAVSLPIKLFKNGSDVLDDYKDKDIILYCVVDVTSRNTEKLLIERGFTKLHIGDGIKQYDYGTAIYTNTLLSEFKYRISVSKNYQLLNLGEEILDDKEFKILPKEVDNILEKMDKESEIFVYSENPEQNKEVCKKLGLAGYTIINLVEPFNIKKYRDAFYNKSDYEENPAEEITSDCG
- a CDS encoding ClC family H(+)/Cl(-) exchange transporter, whose product is MKINKINYIDNKNFKMESSLLLDGIIVGLVAGVIGASYRLLIGWSEKIVHFTAEFIKTSFIFKFSLLGILILLALFSGFLLKREPMASGSGIPQVSAEITGRLNSNPLKVLIYKITGGFVASLGGLSLGREGPSIQLGAMSGKLVSRFLKKNNIKEKYLITCGASAGLSIAFGAPLAGVLFSIEEVHKHITKKIIICCFSAAVVANIVGQYIFGLTAIFKFPDISYVEVSIYPWVALLGILLGIFGTFYNTVIKILFKLYERLNLSIVFRPQIAFLVSFILFIFYPIVLGSGHSLVEFLIENKFSIMFLLILYFIKTLFSLISFTSGVAGGIFLPILIQGAILGTLFGNFFDEKYAALFIILSMSGYLTAIVRSPITSIILLFEMTQKLNYFLPIALCCLFAYFTANILGTKPVYEYLLDRILTTNDIKDIEKEMEVEIITTVTNDSNLINKKISEIPWTKNILISNIERNGKEIIPKGDTILLSGDKLSVLMSKDVVNNFIKKFDN
- a CDS encoding Cof-type HAD-IIB family hydrolase; the protein is MTEIKAIFFDIDGTIRSFKTKTIPENTKNTLKKLKEQGIKIFIATGRAPFHIKFLDELLDFEFDGYITINGQYCFLNNGEVLNNNMLSKEDIKNVLPYFKKNNIACDFTLLEGAFINLKNERVQWLEKELGDSTRFVIDEHAYENALKEKIYQLNVFVGEDEEEEFLKYMPNSKSARWTTHFTDVIPKDGGKNRGIDAIINYFGIKLEETMSFGDGGNDIDMIKHAGIGVAMENGRDDVKEVADFITTSVDDDGITNALKHFDIL